Proteins encoded in a region of the Diospyros lotus cultivar Yz01 chromosome 9, ASM1463336v1, whole genome shotgun sequence genome:
- the LOC127810531 gene encoding protein indeterminate-domain 5, chloroplastic-like isoform X1, with protein sequence MATSSSSSMLFFGVRDEDQSQIKQQQQQQQKQQQHSSLSTSSTAPSTAPPKKRRNLPGTPNPDAEVIALSPKTLMATNRFVCEVCNKGFQREQNLQLHRRGHNLPWKLKQKTTKEVKRKVYLCPEPTCVHHEPSRALGDLTGIKKHYFRKHGEKKYKCEKCSKRYAVQSDWKAHSKTCGTREYRCDCGTLFSRRDSFITHRAFCDALAQESARHPSALSTIGAHLYGNNSMSLGLSQVASQISPLQDQNHPSSNLLRLGSAVATKFEHLIPPSNPSPLSHPLQPQAFFLPDSNQGYQENLMSNRSFHGLMQLPDLQSNNNNSSNPATAPSANLISPSFFSSNNNSTNCADHNSTSLSSPGFLIPDQFKNSTGHGEAIFSGDNVGSGFSSLYSISGQQESAMPHMSATALLQKAAQMGSTTSPNGASFLKGLGNSSSSDHHHQLQGLMDSLANGSSSMFGNEQESSFVRFDGTGIAIEQQHKATSFGQMDEAKLQQNFRAGIAAGSDRMTLDFLGVGGGMMRNLGGGFSQREHQHGIDISSFDSKISSGQTSHNVFSGPKPL encoded by the exons ATGgctacctcttcttcttcttccatgctGTTCTTTGGAGTAAGAGACGAAGATCAAAGCCAGATcaaacagcagcagcagcagcaacagaaGCAGCAACAACACTCGTCCTTGTCCACTTCTTCAACTGCTCCATCCACAGCACCACCGAAGAAAAGGAGGAATCTTCCAGGAACACCAA ATCCAGATGCAGAGGTCATAGCGCTATCTCCCAAAACCCTAATGGCAACAAACCGATTCGTGTGTGAGGTATGCAACAAAGGGTTCCAAAGGGAGCAAAACCTACAGCTCCACAGAAGAGGACACAACCTGCCTTGGAAGCTAAAGCAGAAGACTACAAAAGAGGTGAAGAGGAAGGTCTATCTTTGCCCCGAGCCCACATGCGTCCACCATGAACCTTCACGGGCTCTCGGCGACCTCACTGGCATTAAGAAGCACTACTTCAGAAAGCATGGCGAGAAGAAGTACAAGTGTGAGAAGTGCTCAAAGAGATATGCTGTTCAATCTGATTGGAAAGCTCATTCAAAGACCTGTGGCACTAGAGAATACAGATGTGACTGTGGCACCCTCTTCTCAAG GCGTGATAGTTTCATCACACACAGGGCCTTCTGCGACGCGTTGGCTCAGGAAAGTGCTAGACACCCTTCAGCCCTAAGCACCATTGGTGCCCATCTCTATGGAAACAACAGCATGAGCCTGGGCCTTTCCCAAGTTGCCTCCCAAATTTCACCATTACAAGATCAGAACCACCCATCCAGCAACCTACTAAGGCTTGGCAGCGCTGTGGCTACGAAGTTCGAGCACCTGATCCCCCCTTCTAACCCTTCTCCCTTGAGCCATCCATTGCAACCACAAGCATTCTTCTTGCCAGACTCCAACCAAGGCTACCAAGAAAATTTGATGTCAAATAGGTCATTCCATGGCTTGATGCAGCTTCCTGACCTGCAAAGCAACAATAACAACTCTTCAAATCCCGCCACCGCTCCATCTGCCAATCTCATAAGCCCCAGCTTCTTCTCTAGCAACAATAATAGTACTAACTGTGCGGATCACAACTCCACCAGCCTGTCGTCTCCGGGATTCTTGATTCCTGATCAGTTCAAGAATTCAACTGGCCATGGAGAAGCAATCTTTTCGGGTGACAATGTCGGTTCgggtttttcttctctttacaGCATCTCAGGGCAACAAGAAAGCGCCATGCCCCATATGTCCGCCACTGCATTGCTCCAAAAAGCTGCCCAAATGGGATCAACCACGAGCCCAAATGGAGCTTCTTTTCTTAAAGGCTTAGGAAACTCTTCATCAAGTGATCATCACCACCAACTCCAAGGACTAATGGATTCTCTTGCAAATGGAAGCTCTTCCATGTTTGGGAATGAACAAGAAAGCAGCTTTGTTAGGTTTGATGGGACTGGAATTGCAATAGAACAGCAACACAAAGCTACCAGTTTTGGCCAGATGGACGAAGCCAAATTGCAACAAAATTTTAGGGCAGGTATTGCAGCTGGATCTGACAGAATGACACTGGATTTTCTGGGTGTTGGGGGAGGGATGATGAGAAACTTGGGGGGTGGATTCTCGCAGAGAGAACATCAACATGGCATTGATATTAGTTCTTTTGACTCCAAAATTAGTTCCGGCCAAACAAGCCATAATGTCTTTAGTGGTCCTAAACCGCTGTGA
- the LOC127810531 gene encoding protein indeterminate-domain 5, chloroplastic-like isoform X2 encodes MATNRFVCEVCNKGFQREQNLQLHRRGHNLPWKLKQKTTKEVKRKVYLCPEPTCVHHEPSRALGDLTGIKKHYFRKHGEKKYKCEKCSKRYAVQSDWKAHSKTCGTREYRCDCGTLFSRRDSFITHRAFCDALAQESARHPSALSTIGAHLYGNNSMSLGLSQVASQISPLQDQNHPSSNLLRLGSAVATKFEHLIPPSNPSPLSHPLQPQAFFLPDSNQGYQENLMSNRSFHGLMQLPDLQSNNNNSSNPATAPSANLISPSFFSSNNNSTNCADHNSTSLSSPGFLIPDQFKNSTGHGEAIFSGDNVGSGFSSLYSISGQQESAMPHMSATALLQKAAQMGSTTSPNGASFLKGLGNSSSSDHHHQLQGLMDSLANGSSSMFGNEQESSFVRFDGTGIAIEQQHKATSFGQMDEAKLQQNFRAGIAAGSDRMTLDFLGVGGGMMRNLGGGFSQREHQHGIDISSFDSKISSGQTSHNVFSGPKPL; translated from the exons ATGGCAACAAACCGATTCGTGTGTGAGGTATGCAACAAAGGGTTCCAAAGGGAGCAAAACCTACAGCTCCACAGAAGAGGACACAACCTGCCTTGGAAGCTAAAGCAGAAGACTACAAAAGAGGTGAAGAGGAAGGTCTATCTTTGCCCCGAGCCCACATGCGTCCACCATGAACCTTCACGGGCTCTCGGCGACCTCACTGGCATTAAGAAGCACTACTTCAGAAAGCATGGCGAGAAGAAGTACAAGTGTGAGAAGTGCTCAAAGAGATATGCTGTTCAATCTGATTGGAAAGCTCATTCAAAGACCTGTGGCACTAGAGAATACAGATGTGACTGTGGCACCCTCTTCTCAAG GCGTGATAGTTTCATCACACACAGGGCCTTCTGCGACGCGTTGGCTCAGGAAAGTGCTAGACACCCTTCAGCCCTAAGCACCATTGGTGCCCATCTCTATGGAAACAACAGCATGAGCCTGGGCCTTTCCCAAGTTGCCTCCCAAATTTCACCATTACAAGATCAGAACCACCCATCCAGCAACCTACTAAGGCTTGGCAGCGCTGTGGCTACGAAGTTCGAGCACCTGATCCCCCCTTCTAACCCTTCTCCCTTGAGCCATCCATTGCAACCACAAGCATTCTTCTTGCCAGACTCCAACCAAGGCTACCAAGAAAATTTGATGTCAAATAGGTCATTCCATGGCTTGATGCAGCTTCCTGACCTGCAAAGCAACAATAACAACTCTTCAAATCCCGCCACCGCTCCATCTGCCAATCTCATAAGCCCCAGCTTCTTCTCTAGCAACAATAATAGTACTAACTGTGCGGATCACAACTCCACCAGCCTGTCGTCTCCGGGATTCTTGATTCCTGATCAGTTCAAGAATTCAACTGGCCATGGAGAAGCAATCTTTTCGGGTGACAATGTCGGTTCgggtttttcttctctttacaGCATCTCAGGGCAACAAGAAAGCGCCATGCCCCATATGTCCGCCACTGCATTGCTCCAAAAAGCTGCCCAAATGGGATCAACCACGAGCCCAAATGGAGCTTCTTTTCTTAAAGGCTTAGGAAACTCTTCATCAAGTGATCATCACCACCAACTCCAAGGACTAATGGATTCTCTTGCAAATGGAAGCTCTTCCATGTTTGGGAATGAACAAGAAAGCAGCTTTGTTAGGTTTGATGGGACTGGAATTGCAATAGAACAGCAACACAAAGCTACCAGTTTTGGCCAGATGGACGAAGCCAAATTGCAACAAAATTTTAGGGCAGGTATTGCAGCTGGATCTGACAGAATGACACTGGATTTTCTGGGTGTTGGGGGAGGGATGATGAGAAACTTGGGGGGTGGATTCTCGCAGAGAGAACATCAACATGGCATTGATATTAGTTCTTTTGACTCCAAAATTAGTTCCGGCCAAACAAGCCATAATGTCTTTAGTGGTCCTAAACCGCTGTGA